A window of the Rhizobium brockwellii genome harbors these coding sequences:
- a CDS encoding LysR family transcriptional regulator, giving the protein MRDRFDGVQVFVEAVETGGFAKAAERLSLTRSAVGKAIARLEERLGVRLFHRTTRTQCLTEDGQQYYERCVRAIEELRAGESLLESGQREVVGRLRVSLPVLFGRYCAAPILRAYARQHKKLELELSFSDRQIDLIADGFDLAVRNGALGNGTALHARRLVSPRKALCASPAYLAARGEPRSLGDLSEHDTLVYWRNDYGLTWQLPDATGALIDLSVTSRLRFDDLEVIADAAVDGMGLAWLPYWLIHDRVQAGELIELWTDRPRAAMECYAVWPTTQYLPLRSRLAIDALATELPKRFVV; this is encoded by the coding sequence GTGCGAGACAGGTTTGATGGGGTGCAAGTCTTTGTCGAGGCAGTCGAGACGGGCGGCTTCGCCAAAGCGGCCGAGCGATTGTCGTTGACGCGCTCCGCGGTCGGTAAGGCCATCGCGCGTCTCGAAGAGCGCCTGGGCGTCCGGTTGTTTCACAGGACCACGCGGACGCAGTGCCTGACCGAGGATGGTCAGCAATATTACGAGCGCTGTGTGCGTGCCATCGAGGAATTGCGCGCGGGCGAGTCTCTTCTGGAATCGGGCCAGCGCGAGGTCGTCGGCAGGTTGCGCGTGTCGCTGCCCGTCTTGTTTGGCCGCTACTGCGCCGCACCCATCTTGCGTGCCTATGCGCGCCAGCACAAGAAGCTCGAGCTCGAACTCAGCTTCAGTGACCGCCAGATCGATCTGATCGCCGACGGCTTCGATTTGGCGGTGCGCAACGGCGCCCTTGGCAACGGAACCGCGCTCCACGCCCGGCGACTGGTCAGCCCACGCAAGGCGCTCTGCGCCTCTCCAGCCTATCTTGCCGCACGAGGGGAGCCGCGTTCTCTGGGGGATCTCTCAGAACATGACACCCTCGTATACTGGCGCAACGATTATGGCCTGACCTGGCAGCTTCCCGATGCGACCGGTGCTCTCATCGACCTGTCGGTCACTTCAAGACTGCGGTTTGACGATCTCGAAGTGATCGCCGATGCCGCCGTCGATGGCATGGGCCTTGCTTGGCTTCCCTACTGGCTGATCCATGACCGCGTGCAGGCAGGCGAACTGATCGAACTCTGGACCGATCGACCGAGGGCGGCGATGGAATGCTACGCCGTGTGGCCAACCACGCAGTATCTGCCGTTGCGGTCGCGACTGGCGATCGATGCGCTTGCCACTGAATTGCCGAAGCGTTTCGTTGTCTGA
- a CDS encoding flavodoxin family protein, with the protein MLVTIVYDSGYGHTARVAEAVAEGVREVEGTEAKLVAVADGAMDWNALERSDAIIFGSPTYNGLISAKLKQFFEDSTKAVWSELKWRNKIAAGFTNSGAQHGDKLNSLVSMALFAAQHGMIWVGLDLMPGNSSSTGSTDDLNRLGSWLGVMTQSNVDQAPDITPAGSDLNTAGYLGRRVAETVRRFQPA; encoded by the coding sequence TTGCTGGTAACCATCGTCTATGACAGCGGCTACGGCCATACCGCGCGTGTCGCCGAGGCGGTTGCCGAGGGCGTACGGGAAGTGGAAGGAACCGAAGCGAAGCTGGTTGCCGTCGCGGATGGCGCGATGGACTGGAATGCGCTGGAACGGAGCGACGCCATTATCTTCGGGTCGCCGACCTATAACGGCCTCATTAGCGCCAAGCTCAAGCAGTTCTTCGAGGACTCCACCAAAGCGGTCTGGTCGGAGCTGAAGTGGCGCAACAAGATCGCTGCCGGTTTCACCAACTCCGGAGCCCAGCACGGCGACAAGCTGAACTCGCTCGTATCGATGGCGCTGTTTGCCGCGCAACACGGCATGATCTGGGTCGGTCTCGATCTGATGCCGGGCAACAGCAGCAGCACCGGCAGCACAGACGACCTCAACCGGCTCGGGAGCTGGCTTGGCGTCATGACCCAATCGAATGTTGATCAGGCGCCGGATATCACGCCGGCCGGAAGCGACCTCAACACCGCGGGCTACCTCGGTCGTCGCGTGGCCGAGACCGTGCGCAGGTTTCAACCCGCCTGA